gaccagcagagggagacagggtgaagggaaaggacagagacaagacacaacatgacagtttgagccaatcagttgtgttgtgacaaggtagggttggtatacagaagatagccctatttggtaaaagaccaagtccatattatggcaaaaacagttcaaataagcaaagagaaacgacacgccattattattttaagacatgaatgtcagtcaatacggaacatttcaagaacttttaaagttttttcaagtgcagtgcAAAAACCAtctagcgctatgatgaaactgtctctcacgaggaccgccagaggaaaggaagacccagagctacCTCTGCTGTAAAGGATAATttcattaccagcctcagaaattgcagcacagataaatgcttcacagagttcaagtaacagacacatctcaacatcaactgttcagaggagactgcgtgaatcaggctttcatggtcaaattgctgcaaagaaaccactactaaaaggacaccaaaaagaagaagagacttccttgggccaagaaacacgagcaatgcacatcagaccggtggaaatttgttctttggtctgatgagtccaaatttgagatttttggttccaaccgccatgtctttgtgagagtatgtgaacggatgatcgccgcatgtgtggttcccacagtgaagcatgaggaggtgtgatggtgtgggggtgctttgctggtgacactgtctgtgatttatttagaattcaaggcacacttaaccagcatggctaccacagcattctgcagtgatacgccatcccatctggcttgcacttcgtgggactatcatttgtttttcaaaaggacaatgacccaacacacctccaggctgtgtaagggctatttgaccaagaaggagagtgatggagtgctgcatcagattacctggcctctactatcacccaacctcaacccaattgagctggtttgggatgagttggaccgaagagtgaaggaaaagcagccaacaagtgctcagcatatgttggaactcctttaagactgttggaaaaacattccaggtgaagctggttgagagaattccaagagtgtgcaaagctgtcatcaaggcaaagggtggctactttgaagaatctaaacacTTTTTcaaatgtaacacttttttggttactacatgattccatatgttatttcatagttttgatgtcttcactacatagttttgatgtcttcactaatagtataaataaagaaaaacccttgaatgagcaggtgtgtccaaactatgtatacacacatacatacatgtgaAGATGGCAATTGCCATAAGAACTCATGGCTAGCATGGTGGTGTTGTTATTCATACCAGGGACTTGTTGTTGCAGAACAACCAGACAAGTCAATTATGTTTGATGTTTTGGGAGTGGACAGGAGCTGAGAAACTAACCAGAAAAACACTGACTGTCACTATAGCAACAGGGATGATGGTCTGTCATCATtgaaaggaagggaagggaagggtgagaCTCactaacaaacaaacacatacacacacaaacacacacctgtaagaCATGACAGTAGCGGCAGCTTAGCAGATAAATAGAGACGAACGCTCGATAAAGCAGCATACAGAGTGCTTTTTAGATGCTTATCTAGCACATGTGGATGTGTGAaacttacacggaacccaaaccggctgcgtgcatgctccatcctccatccccccctcacaccagacttgcagcgcgatctgcgtaacaaatagaactgacttctattttagcccttggcaacgcagatgcttgttggcgcgcgcgagcagtgtgggtgcaatgtttgaataatatagatttcaaaatgtattttgcaacactTGTGCACGTGAACGCGAGCGGTGTAGTCGGGGTATTACTCCTCAGCCTGTAGTGTCCCCACTTGCGCCAGCAAATAGCTAGCTTTTTGCGTGGCGCCGACGGGTAAGACCTTCCAGGAGAGCGGTCACGTGTGCAGAGGTCCTGGGTTTAAGGAGGAAGTTGTACTCACTAAGCAAGCAGCGTGACGTCCTTTGCACTTATGTaactcattttattttttttcccgTGAGATGAGACTCTCGCCATGCAACGGCCTCTATTGATCATCAGCCCACAGCATgccaaaggggagagagagatcattccaccagacaacacaacatggctcAGAGactcattcgcaggagaaagacaggcagatgagagggaggaatgagcgagcgagagagaaaggagaaaaaggtgaaggacagagagtggGAAAATTGGCTGGCTTGGGGTTTGAGGAGCCTGGAGTGAACATGGGATCTTTGAACACTTGTGTTGGaattgctttggtaatgttatgCAGTATGTATGTGTGCAGTAATACAGAAAAGCAGTAATTCAGTAAAGTACTTGATTGAATTGAGTTGTGAGTAAGGCGAAGGGGACTATTGATGGTCAAGATGTGCTCAGGTCATGATGGGGTCACGGTGTTCAGAATGTGCTCGGGGAGAGACATTACCAGTGTTAAACAGTACTAttccaatgggccctggtccGATCCCTCCCACACTCTAAAGGCTGCTACTGTCCACCAAATATCGTCCCGGGTTTCTGCACCATGATTCACCACTACAGAGCATTATCTTTTTATAGCTTTCCTATACTGTACATACTTTGCCATATTCCTTtgctacatacagtgcattgctCTAAAAAGAACATAAAATCCTGTATCCCCTCCCAGTAGTAAAACTAAATTAGTGAAGCTACATGGTTGAACTACCTGACGCTAATACAGTGTACCACTTCACATATGAAATATTTACAGTATAAAGTCTATTGTTCCTTTTAACATTTCTCCCCCATTACAAAGAGCGTGTGATTTAGTtgttcaaacacacacatatgcacccatatacatacacacccacagtcccacacacacacaaatagcggGTATAAAATAAGCAATCGCTGGACTCTATTCTATAACAGCTTCCAAGCATTTGAATGTCAATATAATAAATCATTTATTTTCACACCTGAAGATACCTGTGCCTGTATGAACCAATGAGCACACTGTTACTGTATGAAATGTGTCCTTTTAAACTTTTGTCTACCAGAGGAAATCACTTGTAACCCTAATAAGGAAGTCATTGTGAGACAGGAAGTGACCCGCTAAGATGTCCTGAGATAATGGGGGAATCTCATTTGGATTTGCTCAActcctgtgtcctctctcctgcgtcctccctctctcgcttacTATATATGAAACAAGACTCTTTCTCCACTTGCGCAATATTAGGAAAATTATGTTTACAAGGGTGGAATCATATATGTTATATATCCATGGGTGGAATCCCCAAAATAAATGTTTGAAGTGATAAAAAACGAATTTAGATAGTTGTGCAagacattttatagataaaaGGATAAGTAGCATATCGTTTTTTAATGTTTGCATGCTTTTCACCTTCAAGAAaacaacagctgattcaaaggggCAGGTATTAAAATACTTTGGCGCTTGCCACCACGAGGATACTCCTGTGCTTCCTCTGCAGAAGTAGGTAATCGAGGAGGTGAGCAGGCTCCTTCGTTCGCCTATTAACGAATTGACACTCTCCTCCACCACTCGAACACTTATCGGTTTTCGGATCatggagagaggacggaggagtcGAGGAGAGGACAAACTTTTACCCAAATTAGAATCTCCCGATGTCTGACAGCAAGGTCCTATCTCAGTTCAGACAGTCCAGATGAGCAATGTCCTGTCGTCATAGTAACTGCTCCATTGGAGAGTCACTTTCACATATTTTCTTCTTTTGAAAAACGATCCTTCCCCCCCTATTGTCCATAGCCATTTTCACATTTTAGAAATGTTCATAAAATCTGTGAGATCCCATTGGTTCAGCGATATGTCAGCTAGAAGATCAGTTTTCCCTATTGGATTACTGGCCCTCAGATCAGCTAGTTTTCTAAAGAAAGTCACCTGACCAGCTAACGTTTTGGCCTCCCCAGGTTAAATGTATTCATTGAGAGACAGAAGTGGAggaagaaataaaaaaaattgagaaaggagggagaaaggagagaataGATGTGACATCAGAGCATTGCATGTTTTTACCAAACTCCTTGTTTAGAAATGGCTAGCGTTGTTTCTTTCGTTAGCATCATTAGCAGTCTTACTGTGTGGGCTCAGAAGCAAAATGGCTGAACAGCAGAACGAGTTGCTGTGAGAAACGGTGACAGTCAGTGGACTCTTGAATGTTGCTTCTCCAACTCTTAGGTCACAAATCAAAATGACAAACGCATGCTCTAGTGATGACTCGTCCTATAGTACGCTGTTGTGAGTGATGATACTAATTTCTGTGGCACAGTCAGGATTTTGACATTGGGGTTCTTCTCGGCAGCGTTGTAATGCGTCATCCTTTCACTCCAGTCTCAATGGCAGTCGCTATTACTTTGTACAGCTTCCGATCGCTGTGGCAACAGCCACAAACACTGCTGCTCATCCCCTCATTCTCAGACACAGATCTCTATGGCAGTAGCCATCACCATCTGGCTCTTGGTCTTCTCCCGGCCCGGAGAAGAGTGGTGCTGGCCAGGAGACTCCTCCTGAGGGGAATGGGTGTCAGAGAGGACACTCCTCTTCAGGGGCGCTGGGCGCAGGAGTGAGGTCGTCCCAGGGGGGGTGGAGGGCTCTGGGTGTCTGTGGGAGCGTGATGaggaggaagacgaagaggagtTGGAGGTACAGCTTGCGGAGCATACGCCAGACGAACTGGACCTCTCGCCTCTCTTGGCCCGGCAGGAGGCGCGGCGTCGGAGCTCGCTGACCAGTTCGTACTTGACAAAGCAGAAGACGTCCTTCACGCCGCAGCGCTTCTCTGGCTCGGCGGCGAGCAGCCGCTGGAACATGCGTAGGGCGTCATCAGTGAAGCGGCGCCACTGGGACGGGTAGGCCACCGTGGGGCACCCTGCTCGCTGCCAGCGGCGGAATTCCTCGTAGAAGGCATCGGCGGGCAGCGCTGCCTCCCAAGGGAAGTTACCCGTCAGCATGCAGAAGACGAGCACACCGAAGGCCCACACGTCTAGACTGGTGGTCACCAGGAAGCCTTCAGCACGACTGGCACGGCACACCTCTGGCGCCGTGTACGGGATGGTGCCGCTCACACGCTTCACGCGACAGCCCACGCGCCGTGTCATGCCGAAGTCAGCCAGCTTGATGCGTCTGCACTCACGGTCGAAGAGGAGCACGTTCTCGGGCTTGACGTCACGGTGCACCAGATTCTTGCTGTGCATGAAGTCCAGAGCCAGACCCAGCTGCTGCATACAGCGCTTCACCATCTCCTCCGGAAGaccaacctacagggaggaggataggaaaggaggaaggagggaagaaAAAGAAAGGGGTGAACAGATTTGTTTTAGTGTACAGTGGAGGGGAGGAAATTAAATGAGATAGAAACAGAATAGAGGTGTAGAGGGAGTAAAGTGGGACCAAATAGGTTTTGTTAAGCATTATATTTTCACTCATATTTAACAACCTAGAGTAAGAACCTTTGAGTCAAAGGTAGCCCTCCACTGAAAAGCACTGGAATGGAAGCCTTACGGTACACACTAAAGGAGCATGCAGCTCAAATCTGAGTAGGGACTTAGACAAGGCGCCAATCCCAGAAGGGCTTGTTAAAACCACATTGCTTTGAAACACTGCGCTTGATTGGCTAAGGTGTGGGAGAACAGGGATTGGTGGGCAGATGATAAGCATGATCCAGTACAGTACCTGGGGGGGAATGATGTCGAACAGGTCTCCCGCGGGGGCGTACTCCTGTCCGAAGACGTAGCTATCCTCAGTCTCGAAGAGTACATCCAGGACTTTGATGATGAAGGGGCTGCAGCTCAGTGTGCCCGTCAGGCTGTACTCCCTCAGGAAGCTCTTCAGCTTCGTCTTGCTCTTTGTCACAAACTTCAGAGCCATTTTGGTGCCTGATATGTTcacacagagaagaacagaatgaatgaatgaatgaatgaatacttTAATGTCCCATGGGAAAAGTTGTTTGGCAACActtcagaagacagacagactgtatcaAAATACTGTACAGTATCAGAGCAATATTTTAGAGTCAAGGCAAACGTATAAACTAAACTGACATTTATTAAGTGAATTTAACTAAATATGCCTGTGCAATCTGATTCTGTGTATCTGAAacctcctccactcccctctctgtaccAGCTGCCTCTGTGCTCTGAAACACACCCTCAGCTGTTGACTAAGCACACAGCTGTGCAATCAGAGCACTTAGAAAGCTCCCACTGCACTTTTACCCAGTCTAGTGCCTTCTTCACCTTAATGGCATGTAACCTTTTAATGAACTCTCAACCTAAAGAGCCTTTTCACCCTGAAGTCTTACACTATTGTGACCTTTGACCTCACAAACACCCTGTCACTGTAGTGCCCCGTTTAATTGAACTCTTGATTTAGCCTACATTCTATTGCACCATCTGGCTCTCTGGTTCTGTTGTGGTATGGCCTTGTAAACTCTATTGAAACCTTTGCTCCCAACAAAGTCCCTTCACCACACCCATGCATGCCCTCTGACTCACCCTGTGTGCGGTGTGCCACCAGGTCCACCTTGCCGTAGGTGCCCTTGCCCAGCTTGCGAATGTGCTCGTAGTGTTTGGCCACATCTGCAGCCGACAGGGAGGTTATGGCCAGAGCCTGCATGTCCTCCACAGGCACACCGCCACCACCGCAGTAGCCCACCTTGGAGGTGGGAGAGCCCCTGCCGCTGCCCACCTGGCCCGGCCCcgacggagacagagacaggctcGCCTTGACGCTGTGGGGCACACTGGGGACAGAAGAGAACACACAAACATAACATTATGTAACATTATGTCATGTCTGAGACAGTAAAGACTAGGAGAGTTTAATGCTAAATACAGCAAGCTTATTGGcgatcaaacacacacacgtgacaACTTTGACttagtgcgtgtgtatgtgtgtgtgtgtctgtgtgtgtgtgtgtgtgtgtgtgtgtgtgtgtgtgtgtgtgtgtgtgtgtgtgtgtgtgtgtgtgtgtgtgtgtgtgtgtgtgtgtgtgtgtgtatgcgtgtttgCCTATGTGCAAGTGAATGACTACACTGAGGTGagagctatgattccttattgatgtcacatgttaaatccacttgaatcagtgtagatgaaggggaggagacatggattgagacatggattgtgtatgtgtgctattcagagtgTGAATGAGTAAGACAaattatttaagtgcctttgaacagggtatggtagtaggtgccagacgcacctGTTTGAGTctgtcaagaattgcaacgctgctgggtttttcacgctcaacagatttccgtgtgtatcaagaaaggTCCACCACCCAAACGACATACAGCCAACTTGATACTGtaggaaacattggagtcaacatggggcagcatccctgtggatgctttcgacaccttgtaaaatccgaattgaggctgttctgaggacaaaagggggtgcagctcaatattgggaaggtgttcctaatgttttgtccactcagtgcaCAACCGACAGGTTCGAGTACATCTTCATTTGCATACATACAATCAATGCAGTGGCAGGGGAGTAGAAGGGGATTGGGTTGTGTGCCTggtagtggaggctggtgggaggagctataggaagacAGGCTCTgtataatggctgaaatggaattcatagaatggaatcaaacatggtttctatatgtttgatgtgtttgatactgttccattgattccattccagccattacaatgagcccgtcctcctatagctcctcccaccagcctcttttGGTGCCTGGTAAACATATTTGACATAGAGTCCCTCTGGGAAGTTAGCCATGTGTCTTAGACTGGGTCTAAGGGTTGCTGATCTTCTAGGAACTCATGCAGACAATATTGACCTTGACAGTACACGAGTTGGATGTAGGGATAGAAACAGCTGACACAGAAATGGTAAAGACAGTGGTGGATAtaatataatgataataatataatCCAGATTATATTCAAGTGCCTTTTCCAATAGAAATGCATTTCCATACAATCGATAGCGTGAAGGAAGAAAAAGGAATTACTTTAGTTGTGCCCAGTAAATATATTTGGCTTGTAGTGGCTCTGGGCTAGCTGTTGGAATGTTGGTTGTCGACTCAAGTTGCTGAACCCTGAAAAAGTTGTCGCTGAGATGTTTGGTAGGACTTTGCAATAGGGCGGTCTGACCATTGGAGGACATTGTGGTCGTATAGGGCATCAACACTTCATTACACTCTTTGACACAATAGATAAGCTTATTCGGAATTCAAGGCTGACCTAAAAAACTAACAAATGTATACATCTCTACCATTGTCATTATGTGTGACTGTTTGTACGTGCTGTGTGTTTACTTGTACTGTACACACAGATAGGGTTATTGATAAGGCAAGGCTGATCTCACATGGAGATGCCGTCTATTGTGCATgaatatcaacacacacacacaaaccccaacAGTGTGTACTTCACACAGAGATGGACcattgggcctcccgggtggcgcagtggttaagggcgctgtactgcagagactctgggttcgcgccccggctctgtcgtaaccggccgcgaccggaaggtggcctaccccggcctcccctaacccagacgatgctgggccaattgtgcgccgccctatgggactcccgatcacagctgATTGTGATACAGTcaaggatcaaaccagggtctgcagtgacgcctctcaGGAGCCATGCTGGGATTAAACAAGGCCAAATTATAAAAGTGCGCCTCGCTAAGTATCTTCCATAAGAATACTAATTTATCAGTCACGATTAGAGAGATATATAGACATACTGTAAGTCGCAGCATGTCTTCTGCCTAGGAGTGAAAACTGTACAGTGCAGTGTATATCTATGTTGCTCATTTTTTGATATCAAAAAAACTGATTTGAACAAGTTTGGTTCAATTGCCCAAATAGCCTTTGAAAGTTAGAAACAGATTGACTAGACCGGATCCCCGCTCCTGATCCATCAATCATAATGAATGTTTGTTTACTGGCTCTCCTTCAGCTCTAGCATGCTAGTTGCAGCCACCTAGGGCTCCACGGGGAACATGTAACGCTCCGCCATCAAGTCTAATCGCATTACTCAGCCTCTACTAAGACAAAAACATCCCGAACCAAAGACGCTGCTACCTCATTTCCTTTGCAGAGCATGATTAAGAGGCCCAGAATGTGATGAGGGGAAGAGATGCATCAGCTGCAGTCTAAAGTTCTAAATGGGAACCAGGAAATGGGAACCTGCAAAGTGCTTTGTGAGTGTGTTGATGGAGGGTTATGTGTGAGTCTGGGTTtggatgaatgtgtgtgtgcataagtgTGTGACCGAGCTACGTTTGCATGTGTATAGGTTTTTGTGTGAGcgtctgtctatgtgtgtctatGCACTCatttgcgtatgtgtgtgtgcccccCGTACACACAGTCCGGCAGTGACACTATCAAAGGGCCATTGTGTTTTCTATCTCTCCCAGAGAGCAGCTGCGGCGCTGCATGAGGGAGGCAGAGTGTCTCCACCGGGTCTCTTTCCTCACGACTCAGCGTAAATGTTCAGTTAAGGCCACATGCCATACTGTGCTCCCATactgctgtctgatcccactcTGTCTTCGGCAGCTATAAAAGAGTGGCACCGTGGATATATACGGATTTCACTGGTGTGAGATCCTTATGTCCCTTGCTTTATTGAGCCAGTGTAGATCATTAAAATAACTGAATAGAGTCTGCACACTCAAATGAtccatacacacatgtacatttgaagtcggaagtctacatacaccttagccaaatacatttaaacttagttccacaatttctgacatttaatccaagtaacaattccctgtctttggtcagttaggatcaccaatttattttaagaatgtgaaatgtcagaataatacgaGAGagcatgatttatttcagctttaatttctttcatcacattcccagtgggtcagaagtttacatacactcaattagtatttggtagcatggcctttaaattgtttgacttgggtatccttccacaagctttccacaataagttgggtgaattttggctcattcctcctgacagagctggtgtaactgagtcaagtttcagttctgcccacaaatgtttgataggatggaggtcagggctttgtgatggccactccaataccttgactttgttgtccttaagccattttgccacaactttgaaagtatgcttggggtcattgtccatttggaagacccatttgcgacctagcgttaacttcctgactgatgtattgagatgttgcttcaatatccacataattttactcgcttatgttgccatctatttggtgaagtgcaccagtccctcctgcagcaaagcacccccacaacatgatgctgccacccccatgcttcacgattaggatggtgtttttcggcttgcaagcctccccccttttcctccaaacataacgatggtcattatggccaaacagttctatttttgtttcatcagaccagaggacatttctccaaagtgTACGATCTTTgtgcccatgtgcagttgcaaactgtagtctggcttttttattgcggttttggagcagtggcttcttccttgctgagcggccttataggttatgtcgatatatgactcgttttactgtggatatagatacttttgtgcctgtttcctccagcatattcacaaggtcctttgctgttgttctgggattgatttgcacttttcgcaccaaagtacattcatctctaggagacagaacgcgtctccttcctgagcggtatgacggctgcgtggtcccatggtgtttatacttgcgtactattgttcgtacagatgaacgtagtaccttcaggcatttggaaattgcgcccaaggattaaccagactttttttttattttgattttcccatgatgtcaagcaaagaggcactgagtttgaaggtaggccttgaaatacatccacaggtacacctccaattgactcaaaatatgtcaattagcctatcagaagcttctaaagccatgacattttctggaattttccaagctgtttaaaggcacagtcaacttagtgtacgtaaacttctgacccactggaattgtgatacagtgaattataagtgaaataatctgtctgtgaacaattgtttgaaaaatgacttgtgtcatgcgcaaagtagatgtcctaaccgacttgccaaaactatagtttgttaacaagaaatttgtggagtggttttattattttatttatctgttataaacttgaaaaacaagttttaaatgactccaacctcattgtatgtaaatttccgacttcaactgtatcgaCTATGATCAAAACACTTAAATAAAGGTATGTTAGTTAAATAATACAGTATGACTGCCATTAAAATGGGTGAGCGGATTGCAGTGAGAGATCTATTCCAGTTTATCATTCCCAATTCATGTCATTCTTAGCACCTCGCAAGCCCTTAATTTGCTGCTCGCAGTGATTTTCCTATTTTCCATTCATAGTACATAACAATGATACAATTTCAATTCAATGTGTTTAATGCAGGCCTGAATCACTTCATTGAATATATCTATTGTTCCCTGGACGGCAGATAGATGGCGGTATAGCACAGCTGTTGAACAGTAAGGCCGAACTGGAACGTTTGCCAAAATAAAACGCAACTGCTCAGCTACAGGGACCGACACATATCAGTTTGCTACTAGCTAATTTTGCAGTCTGGCGACATGGATCGATTTATTGTAAAAAAGAAAACAAGTAAATCTATTGACAATGAAAATGAGGGGGAAGAGCTGGA
This window of the Oncorhynchus clarkii lewisi isolate Uvic-CL-2024 chromosome 16, UVic_Ocla_1.0, whole genome shotgun sequence genome carries:
- the LOC139367506 gene encoding serine/threonine-protein kinase SBK1, with amino-acid sequence MQDHGGDRQVASSVPHSVKASLSLSPSGPGQVGSGRGSPTSKVGYCGGGGVPVEDMQALAITSLSAADVAKHYEHIRKLGKGTYGKVDLVAHRTQGTKMALKFVTKSKTKLKSFLREYSLTGTLSCSPFIIKVLDVLFETEDSYVFGQEYAPAGDLFDIIPPQVGLPEEMVKRCMQQLGLALDFMHSKNLVHRDVKPENVLLFDRECRRIKLADFGMTRRVGCRVKRVSGTIPYTAPEVCRASRAEGFLVTTSLDVWAFGVLVFCMLTGNFPWEAALPADAFYEEFRRWQRAGCPTVAYPSQWRRFTDDALRMFQRLLAAEPEKRCGVKDVFCFVKYELVSELRRRASCRAKRGERSSSSGVCSASCTSNSSSSSSSSRSHRHPEPSTPPGTTSLLRPAPLKRSVLSDTHSPQEESPGQHHSSPGREKTKSQMVMATAIEICV